In bacterium 336/3, the following proteins share a genomic window:
- a CDS encoding excinuclease ABC subunit B (The UvrABC repair system catalyzes the recognition and processing of DNA lesions. The beta-hairpin of the Uvr-B subunit is inserted between the strands, where it probes for the presence of a lesion), whose translation MFQLTSEFKPTGDQPQAIIKLVEGLQNGEQHQTLLGVTGSGKTFTMANVIQEVQKPTLILSHNKTLAAQLYGEFQQFFPNNAVEYFISYYDYYQPEAFIPSTNTYIEKDLAINDEIEKLRLRATSALLSGRRDVVVVASVSCIYGIANPQEFGKNVLHLKIGQRITRNQFLYALTNILYSRTEVDFQRGNFRVKGDTVDVFVAYADFAYRIYFFDDEIENIQIIDPPTGKKQSDEQQIAIYPANLFVTGQETLHRAIQEIQDDLVEQIKLFEREGKSEEAMRLKERTEFDLEMMRELGYCSGIENYSRYFDNRKVGQRPFCLLDYFPEDFLLIIDESHVTIPQIRAMYAGDRSRKTSLVEYGFRLPAALDNRPLKFEEFESLINQIVYVSATPQKYELQNSEGVIIEQVIRPTGLLDPEIIIRPSLHQIDDLLDEIDKTTQRGGRVLVTTLTKRMAEELSKYLDKVGVKGRYIHSEVKTLDRVEILRELRLGIFDVLVGVNLLREGLDLPEVSLVAIMDADKEGFLRDERSLIQTIGRAARNSEGRVIMYADKITNSMEKAINETQRRRKLQTLYNEANGITPTTVFKSREAIMEQTKMANAKKTVKNYYVEPEEVDIFADPVVNNMKEQDLEKLLKETQKAMEKAAKDLDFVEAARLRDELNSIKKKLGK comes from the coding sequence ATGTTTCAACTGACCAGTGAATTTAAGCCCACAGGCGACCAGCCACAAGCCATTATCAAATTGGTGGAAGGTTTACAAAATGGAGAGCAACACCAAACTCTTTTAGGTGTAACAGGTTCAGGAAAAACATTTACGATGGCAAATGTTATCCAAGAAGTTCAGAAACCAACCCTGATTCTAAGCCATAATAAAACGCTTGCTGCACAGCTTTATGGAGAATTTCAACAATTTTTTCCAAATAATGCTGTAGAGTACTTTATTTCGTATTACGACTACTATCAACCCGAAGCCTTCATCCCCAGCACCAATACCTATATCGAAAAGGATTTGGCAATCAATGATGAAATTGAAAAACTGCGTTTGAGAGCTACATCTGCATTGCTTTCAGGTAGAAGAGATGTTGTTGTTGTAGCTTCTGTTTCGTGTATTTATGGTATTGCCAATCCACAAGAGTTTGGTAAAAATGTACTACACCTCAAAATAGGGCAAAGGATTACAAGAAATCAGTTTTTATATGCTCTGACAAATATTTTATACAGCCGAACTGAAGTAGATTTCCAAAGAGGAAATTTCAGAGTAAAAGGCGATACAGTGGATGTATTTGTGGCGTATGCCGATTTCGCATACAGAATTTACTTTTTTGATGATGAAATCGAAAATATTCAAATCATTGACCCACCCACAGGCAAAAAACAGTCAGATGAGCAACAAATTGCTATTTATCCTGCCAATTTATTTGTAACAGGTCAAGAAACGCTCCATAGAGCCATTCAGGAAATTCAAGATGATTTGGTAGAGCAAATCAAACTTTTTGAACGAGAAGGTAAATCCGAAGAAGCCATGAGACTCAAAGAACGTACCGAATTCGATTTGGAAATGATGCGAGAATTGGGGTATTGTTCAGGTATTGAAAACTATTCTCGTTATTTTGATAACAGAAAAGTAGGGCAACGTCCTTTTTGTTTGTTGGATTATTTTCCTGAAGATTTTTTACTTATTATTGATGAAAGCCATGTAACCATTCCACAAATCAGGGCAATGTACGCTGGCGACCGTTCTCGTAAAACTTCGCTTGTAGAATATGGTTTCCGTCTGCCTGCTGCTTTGGATAACCGTCCACTGAAATTTGAAGAATTTGAGAGCCTTATCAATCAAATAGTATATGTAAGTGCTACACCTCAAAAATATGAGCTTCAAAATTCAGAAGGTGTTATCATAGAGCAAGTAATACGTCCTACGGGACTTTTAGACCCTGAAATTATCATCAGACCCAGTTTGCACCAAATTGATGATTTGTTGGATGAAATAGATAAAACTACCCAAAGAGGAGGGAGAGTACTTGTTACTACACTTACCAAACGTATGGCAGAAGAGCTTTCTAAGTATTTGGATAAAGTAGGTGTGAAGGGCAGATACATTCATTCGGAAGTAAAAACATTGGATAGAGTTGAGATTTTGAGAGAATTGCGTTTGGGCATTTTTGATGTATTGGTGGGTGTAAATTTGCTCCGAGAAGGACTCGATTTGCCAGAAGTATCATTAGTTGCTATTATGGATGCAGATAAAGAAGGCTTTTTGAGAGATGAGCGTTCTCTCATTCAAACAATTGGAAGGGCTGCTCGTAACTCTGAAGGGCGTGTGATTATGTACGCAGATAAAATCACAAACTCTATGGAGAAAGCCATCAACGAAACGCAACGCAGAAGAAAACTCCAAACCTTGTACAACGAAGCCAATGGCATTACGCCAACAACTGTTTTCAAGTCGAGAGAAGCAATTATGGAGCAAACCAAAATGGCAAATGCCAAGAAAACTGTTAAAAATTATTATGTAGAACCTGAAGAAGTAGATATTTTCGCTGACCCTGTGGTAAATAATATGAAAGAGCAAGATTTAGAAAAATTACTCAAAGAAACCCAAAAAGCGATGGAAAAAGCAGCTAAAGATTTAGATTTTGTCGAGGCAGCCCGATTACGTGATGAACTGAACTCTATCAAAAAGAAATTGGGAAAATAG
- a CDS encoding adenosine deaminase, with protein MDTTLQNFIQNIPKAELHLHIEGTFEPELMFAIAQRNKVDLPYKSVEELRKAYQFSCLQDFLDIYYTGTNVLLKEEDFYDLTMAYFEKCHEQNIRHTEIMFDPQSHTDRGVSFETVITGINKARKEAQSKYNISSLLIMSYLRHLSEESAFETLKQSLPFKEHIKAVGLDSSEKDNPPSKFERVFAASIQEGYIPLAHAGEEGSAEYVWEALKLLKIHRIDHGNRCLEDKTLLDYIIKNDIALTICPLSNLELKVVEDLKQHPIREMLDLGLKVTVNSDDPAYFGGQLTKNFEAIAENLNLGESDIYEFVRNSFQYSLLPETEKQKHLKELEIFYQAHS; from the coding sequence ATGGATACAACGCTTCAAAATTTTATTCAGAATATTCCTAAAGCAGAATTACACTTGCATATTGAAGGCACTTTTGAGCCAGAACTCATGTTTGCTATTGCTCAAAGAAATAAAGTAGATTTACCTTATAAATCTGTGGAGGAACTCAGAAAAGCATATCAGTTTTCTTGTTTGCAAGATTTTTTGGATATTTATTACACAGGTACAAACGTACTACTCAAGGAAGAAGACTTTTATGATTTGACAATGGCTTATTTTGAAAAATGCCATGAACAGAATATCCGCCATACTGAAATCATGTTTGACCCACAAAGCCATACAGATAGAGGCGTGAGTTTTGAAACTGTTATCACAGGTATCAATAAAGCCCGAAAAGAAGCTCAGAGCAAATATAATATTTCATCTCTTTTAATTATGTCATATTTAAGGCATTTATCAGAAGAATCTGCTTTTGAAACACTGAAACAGTCTTTACCTTTTAAAGAGCATATCAAGGCTGTAGGGCTTGATTCTTCTGAAAAAGATAATCCTCCTTCTAAATTTGAAAGAGTTTTTGCTGCCTCCATTCAAGAAGGTTATATTCCACTTGCTCATGCAGGTGAGGAAGGTTCTGCCGAATATGTGTGGGAAGCATTAAAACTTCTCAAAATTCATCGTATTGACCATGGAAATAGATGCTTAGAAGACAAAACACTTTTAGATTACATTATCAAAAACGATATAGCTCTTACAATTTGTCCTTTATCTAATTTGGAACTCAAAGTAGTTGAAGATTTAAAACAGCATCCTATCAGAGAAATGCTTGATTTGGGTTTAAAAGTTACTGTAAACTCTGATGACCCTGCTTATTTTGGCGGACAACTCACTAAAAATTTTGAAGCCATTGCAGAAAATTTAAACTTAGGAGAATCTGATATTTATGAATTTGTCCGTAACTCATTTCAGTATTCGCTACTACCCGAAACAGAAAAACAAAAGCATTTAAAAGAATTAGAAATCTTTTATCAAGCTCATTCATAA
- a CDS encoding DNA alkylation repair protein, translating into MTTQTKRKGARSIKDIPQDILKKLNLGEIETANLMEWLAIDTSELLKNLLNQLKRQDYLKTILSNIDALKKKTINTVNETIGLSFYQLATENNDKDFFSLLSKHTSDSVRCWAAYMIGQNSTLEIAQKLSQIAFFAADSHFGVREVSWLATRPDIAKSLDKSIEILSKWSVSQDENIRRFASEATRPRGVWCEHIEILKKTPALALDILEPLKSDKAKYVQDSVGNWLNDASKTQSEFVKDLCKKWEKESSTKETAYIIKKALRTLQKQ; encoded by the coding sequence ATGACAACTCAAACTAAACGTAAAGGGGCTCGCTCCATCAAAGATATTCCACAGGATATTCTAAAAAAACTCAATTTGGGAGAAATAGAAACAGCCAATTTGATGGAGTGGCTTGCCATTGATACTTCAGAACTGCTGAAAAATCTTTTGAATCAATTAAAAAGGCAAGATTATCTAAAAACAATACTCAGCAATATTGATGCTCTAAAAAAGAAAACGATTAATACTGTCAATGAAACGATTGGTTTGAGTTTTTATCAGTTAGCTACTGAAAATAATGATAAAGACTTTTTTAGCCTCTTATCTAAACATACTTCCGATTCGGTTAGGTGTTGGGCTGCTTATATGATAGGACAGAATTCGACTTTAGAAATTGCTCAAAAACTTTCTCAAATAGCTTTTTTTGCAGCAGATAGTCATTTTGGAGTACGAGAAGTGAGTTGGCTAGCAACTCGTCCAGATATTGCAAAAAGTTTGGATAAAAGCATTGAAATTTTGTCTAAATGGTCTGTCTCTCAAGATGAAAATATCAGACGTTTTGCCAGTGAAGCTACACGCCCCAGAGGTGTCTGGTGCGAGCATATTGAGATTCTCAAGAAAACCCCTGCCCTAGCACTTGATATTTTAGAGCCTCTTAAATCGGATAAAGCTAAATATGTACAAGACAGTGTAGGCAACTGGCTTAACGATGCCAGCAAAACACAATCTGAATTTGTAAAAGATTTGTGTAAAAAGTGGGAAAAAGAAAGTTCTACCAAAGAAACAGCCTATATTATCAAAAAAGCTTTAAGAACTCTTCAGAAACAATAA
- a CDS encoding 2-oxoglutarate dehydrogenase encodes MALVELVMPKMGESVMEGTILNWLKKVGDKIEQDESILEVATDKVDTEIPSTHAGVLKEVLVKEGDVVQVGKTIAVIDTGGGASQPQTTPTQEVVKEAQKIEAKIEEVKTLSEPIAGRFYSPLVLNIAKEEGISMSELETIAGTGQEGRVTKNDILAYVKAKQSGGTVIQQPKTVEPVIEVKPVEEIQVTPVQEVKVVQPEKKSTPVPIFAGDEVIEMDRMRKMIAQRMVESKHTAPHVTSFVEADVTNLVYWRRKVKDEMLQKEGEALTFMPMFIEAISKALKDYPMMNISVDGDKIIKRKNINIGMAVALPSGNLIVPVIQNTDQLNLVGLTKKINDIARRARENKLKPDELVGGTYTVSNVGSFGNVLGTPIIMQPQVGILALGAIRKQASVIETPFGDTIGVRHMMYLSHSYDHRVVDGALGGMFVRRVADYLEEFDLSKSLF; translated from the coding sequence ATGGCTTTAGTAGAATTGGTTATGCCCAAAATGGGCGAAAGTGTCATGGAAGGCACTATCTTGAACTGGCTCAAAAAAGTTGGTGATAAAATAGAACAAGATGAGTCTATTTTGGAAGTAGCCACTGATAAAGTGGATACAGAAATACCTTCTACGCATGCGGGTGTATTGAAAGAAGTTTTGGTAAAAGAAGGTGATGTTGTACAAGTAGGTAAAACAATAGCTGTTATTGATACAGGAGGAGGAGCAAGCCAACCACAAACTACACCAACACAAGAAGTTGTAAAAGAAGCTCAAAAAATAGAAGCTAAAATCGAAGAAGTAAAAACACTTTCAGAACCTATTGCTGGTCGTTTTTATTCTCCATTGGTGTTAAATATTGCAAAAGAAGAAGGTATTTCAATGAGTGAACTTGAAACTATTGCAGGAACAGGACAAGAGGGGAGAGTTACTAAAAATGATATATTAGCTTATGTAAAAGCTAAGCAATCAGGGGGAACAGTTATACAACAACCTAAAACTGTTGAACCTGTGATTGAAGTAAAACCAGTTGAGGAAATACAAGTAACACCAGTACAAGAGGTAAAAGTTGTTCAGCCTGAGAAAAAATCTACACCAGTACCTATATTTGCTGGTGATGAAGTGATTGAAATGGATAGAATGCGTAAGATGATTGCCCAAAGAATGGTAGAATCGAAGCATACAGCTCCACATGTTACTTCATTTGTAGAAGCAGACGTAACTAATTTGGTTTACTGGCGAAGAAAAGTAAAAGATGAAATGCTTCAAAAAGAAGGAGAAGCTCTTACTTTCATGCCTATGTTTATAGAAGCTATTTCCAAAGCTCTCAAAGACTACCCCATGATGAATATTTCTGTGGATGGTGATAAAATCATCAAACGCAAAAATATCAATATTGGAATGGCTGTTGCTTTGCCTAGTGGCAATTTGATTGTGCCTGTCATCCAAAATACAGACCAATTGAATTTAGTAGGTTTGACTAAAAAAATCAATGATATTGCTCGTAGAGCTAGAGAAAATAAATTGAAACCAGATGAACTCGTAGGTGGAACTTACACCGTTTCCAATGTAGGTTCTTTTGGAAATGTATTGGGTACACCCATCATCATGCAACCACAAGTAGGTATTTTGGCTTTGGGTGCTATCAGAAAACAGGCTTCTGTTATTGAAACCCCATTTGGAGATACAATAGGAGTAAGACATATGATGTACCTATCGCATTCTTACGACCACAGAGTAGTAGATGGAGCATTAGGAGGGATGTTTGTACGCCGTGTAGCTGACTACCTTGAAGAATTTGATTTAAGTAAAAGCTTATTTTAA
- the tgt gene encoding queuine tRNA-ribosyltransferase (Exchanges the guanine residue with 7-aminomethyl-7-deazaguanine in tRNAs with GU(N) anticodons (tRNA-Asp, -Asn, -His and -Tyr)) — protein MKFELLHTDSQTKARLGKIETDHGVIETPIFMPVGTAGTVKAVHTRELHNDIQAQIILGNTYHLYLRPGLDVLKQAGGLHKFNGWNKPILTDSGGYQVYSLAENRKITEEGVKFKSHIDGSYHFFSPESVMDIERIIGADIMMAFDECPPYPCDYTYAKKSMHLTHRWLERCCKRVDETEGLYGYSQTLFPIVQGSVFKDLRKESAEFIASMGREGNAIGGLSVGEPAEMMYEMTEFVCDILPKDKPRYLMGVGTPANILEGIALGIDMFDCVMPTRNARNGMLFTTQGIINIRNEKWKTDFTPIDETLGGEVSGFYSKAYLRHLMISKEILAAQIASIHNLRFYLWLVAQAKEQIRLGTFKAWKDKMVVDLMRKL, from the coding sequence ATGAAATTTGAATTATTACATACTGATTCTCAAACAAAAGCTCGTTTGGGAAAAATAGAAACAGATCATGGAGTCATAGAAACCCCTATTTTTATGCCTGTGGGTACAGCAGGTACAGTAAAGGCTGTACATACAAGAGAATTACATAATGATATTCAAGCCCAAATTATTTTGGGAAATACTTACCATTTGTATCTACGCCCAGGGCTTGATGTCCTCAAACAAGCAGGTGGATTGCATAAATTCAATGGTTGGAACAAACCCATTCTTACAGATAGTGGTGGTTATCAAGTATATTCGCTTGCAGAAAACAGAAAGATTACAGAAGAAGGTGTAAAGTTTAAATCTCATATTGATGGCTCATATCATTTCTTTTCACCTGAAAGTGTGATGGATATTGAAAGAATCATTGGAGCTGATATTATGATGGCTTTTGATGAATGCCCTCCCTACCCTTGTGATTATACATATGCCAAGAAATCGATGCATCTCACACACAGATGGTTAGAACGTTGTTGCAAACGTGTAGATGAAACAGAAGGCTTGTACGGATATAGTCAAACGCTTTTCCCGATTGTACAAGGTAGTGTTTTCAAAGACTTGAGAAAGGAATCGGCTGAATTTATTGCTTCTATGGGTAGAGAAGGCAATGCCATTGGAGGACTTTCAGTAGGTGAACCTGCTGAAATGATGTATGAAATGACAGAGTTTGTTTGTGATATTCTTCCCAAAGATAAACCTCGTTATCTGATGGGTGTAGGTACACCTGCCAATATTTTGGAAGGAATTGCTTTAGGTATAGATATGTTTGATTGTGTAATGCCCACTCGTAATGCTCGAAATGGTATGTTGTTTACCACACAAGGCATTATCAATATTAGAAATGAAAAATGGAAAACTGATTTTACACCTATTGATGAAACTTTGGGTGGTGAAGTAAGTGGCTTTTACTCAAAAGCTTATTTAAGGCATTTGATGATTAGTAAAGAAATTTTAGCTGCTCAAATAGCCAGTATTCATAATTTACGTTTTTATTTGTGGCTGGTTGCTCAAGCGAAAGAACAAATCAGATTAGGAACTTTCAAAGCTTGGAAAGATAAAATGGTGGTAGATTTAATGAGAAAATTATAA
- a CDS encoding ATPase produces MNTIEKLNQVLSYLKKCFVGKNEIIDLLAIGLVARENTFLLGPPGTAKSAIVKQLSTCIENGKNFEYLLTRFTEPNEIFGPFDIRKLKEGELVTNTEGMMPEASLIFLDEIFNANSAILNSLLMALNEKIFRRGKETKKLPALMFVGASNLLPEDDTLAALLDRFLIRVKCDYVDTDLLEEVLLAGWAFEKQHETTYPSILPDEIIHLQQEAKNVDLSDIRKTYIHLIHSLRTSGINVSDRRAVKIQNLIAASSVICGRKQAITSDFWVMKYIWDTEEQIEILAGMIDQIIEKEENKDFVHPQAFFNKTPNSEEVIKEVLYLQNKWEQEDLSLEEKNIIKDKLRYIQTRSHWIKNQEHKIHIQQEIDKLWQKMLQTI; encoded by the coding sequence ATGAATACAATTGAAAAACTTAACCAAGTCCTCTCCTACTTAAAAAAATGTTTTGTAGGAAAAAATGAGATTATTGACCTGCTTGCCATTGGTTTAGTAGCCAGAGAAAATACATTTCTGTTAGGGCCTCCTGGTACAGCTAAAAGTGCGATTGTCAAACAGTTATCTACTTGTATTGAAAATGGAAAAAACTTTGAGTATTTATTAACCCGATTTACTGAACCCAATGAAATATTTGGCCCTTTTGATATTCGTAAATTAAAAGAAGGTGAATTGGTAACCAATACAGAAGGTATGATGCCAGAAGCTTCTTTAATTTTTTTAGATGAAATCTTCAATGCCAATAGTGCTATTCTCAATAGTTTATTGATGGCTCTTAACGAAAAAATATTTAGACGAGGAAAAGAAACAAAGAAATTACCTGCCTTGATGTTTGTGGGGGCTAGCAATTTACTACCTGAAGATGATACTTTAGCAGCATTATTAGATAGGTTTTTGATTCGAGTAAAATGTGATTATGTAGATACAGACTTATTAGAAGAAGTTTTACTTGCTGGCTGGGCTTTTGAAAAGCAACATGAAACAACCTATCCTTCTATTCTTCCTGATGAAATTATTCATTTACAACAAGAAGCCAAAAATGTTGATTTATCAGATATTCGTAAAACGTATATTCACCTAATTCACTCTCTAAGAACTTCTGGGATTAATGTTTCTGATAGAAGAGCTGTTAAAATTCAGAATTTAATTGCAGCTAGTTCCGTTATATGTGGCAGGAAACAAGCGATTACTTCAGATTTCTGGGTCATGAAATACATTTGGGATACAGAAGAACAAATAGAAATTTTAGCAGGCATGATAGACCAAATTATTGAAAAAGAAGAAAATAAAGATTTTGTTCATCCACAAGCATTTTTCAATAAAACTCCTAATTCTGAAGAAGTTATTAAAGAGGTTTTGTATTTACAGAATAAATGGGAACAAGAAGATTTATCTTTGGAAGAGAAAAATATTATTAAAGACAAGCTACGATATATCCAAACCAGAAGTCATTGGATCAAAAATCAGGAACATAAAATACATATTCAACAAGAAATTGATAAGCTATGGCAGAAAATGTTACAAACCATCTGA
- a CDS encoding phosphoenolpyruvate carboxykinase (PEP carboxykinase; PEP carboxylase; PEPCK; catalyzes the phosphorylation and decarboxylation of oxaloacetate to form phosphoenolpyruvate using ATP) — MQEIGKKSLVSGLEALGIQKVTKAYWNLSPAELVEHALANKEGVLTDTGALMCDTGKFTGRSPKDKFTVLDEKTKDSVWWGDINQPFEPAKFDALHAKMVAFLADKTVYVRDAYAGADPDYQLKLRVVNTQAWHNMFCNNLFLRPKQEELSSFVPNFTIINIPEFQADPAVDGTRQANFAVINFTKKMILIGGTGYAGEMKKGIFTVLNYILPHEKNTLSMHCSANVGKEGDVAVFFGLSGTGKTTLSADANRGLIGDDEHGWTDKGVFNFEGGCYAKVINITHESEPEIWDAIKFGSVLENTRFIADTRTPDYTNTSVTENTRVGYPINFIANAVEPSMAGTPKNIFFLTADAFGVLPPISKLNTGQAMYHFISGYTAKVAGTEMGVTEPQTTFSACFGAAFLPLHPTKYAELLGKKMTENKVNVWLINTGWTGGPYGVGSRMKLRYTRAMLTAAMEGKLDNVTFINHPVFGVAVPQTCPDVPSEVLNPRDTWTDKTQYDLKANELAQAFVKNFQKYADFANEEILAGAPKVASQIN, encoded by the coding sequence ATGCAAGAAATTGGTAAGAAATCTTTGGTAAGTGGCTTGGAAGCACTTGGTATTCAGAAAGTAACAAAAGCATACTGGAATCTTTCACCTGCGGAGCTTGTAGAACATGCTCTTGCTAATAAAGAAGGAGTGCTAACTGATACAGGGGCTTTGATGTGTGATACTGGAAAATTCACAGGTCGTTCGCCCAAAGATAAATTCACTGTATTAGATGAAAAAACAAAAGATTCTGTATGGTGGGGAGATATAAACCAGCCTTTTGAGCCTGCTAAATTTGATGCTTTACATGCTAAAATGGTGGCTTTCCTTGCTGATAAAACAGTTTATGTACGTGATGCTTATGCAGGAGCAGACCCTGACTATCAATTAAAACTGCGTGTAGTAAATACACAGGCTTGGCATAATATGTTCTGTAACAACTTGTTTTTAAGACCTAAACAAGAAGAACTTTCAAGTTTTGTTCCAAATTTCACAATTATTAATATTCCTGAATTTCAAGCAGACCCTGCTGTAGATGGAACTCGTCAAGCAAACTTTGCAGTTATCAATTTCACGAAAAAAATGATTTTGATTGGTGGTACAGGTTATGCTGGTGAAATGAAAAAAGGTATATTTACAGTATTAAACTATATTTTACCTCATGAAAAAAATACACTTTCTATGCACTGCTCTGCCAACGTAGGCAAAGAAGGTGATGTAGCTGTGTTCTTTGGTCTTTCTGGTACAGGTAAAACAACCCTTTCTGCTGATGCTAACAGAGGCTTGATTGGAGATGATGAACATGGCTGGACAGACAAAGGCGTTTTCAATTTTGAAGGTGGTTGTTATGCAAAAGTAATCAATATTACTCATGAAAGTGAGCCTGAAATCTGGGATGCAATTAAATTTGGTTCAGTATTAGAAAATACTCGTTTTATTGCTGATACTCGTACCCCTGACTACACAAATACCTCTGTAACAGAAAATACTCGTGTAGGTTATCCTATCAATTTTATAGCCAATGCAGTAGAGCCTTCTATGGCTGGTACTCCTAAGAATATTTTCTTCTTGACAGCAGATGCTTTTGGTGTACTTCCTCCTATTTCTAAACTCAACACAGGACAAGCAATGTATCACTTTATTTCTGGCTATACTGCTAAAGTTGCAGGTACAGAAATGGGTGTAACAGAGCCTCAGACTACTTTTTCTGCTTGTTTCGGAGCTGCTTTCTTACCTTTGCACCCAACCAAATATGCTGAACTTTTAGGCAAAAAAATGACTGAAAATAAGGTAAATGTGTGGTTGATTAACACAGGTTGGACAGGTGGACCTTACGGTGTGGGTTCTCGTATGAAATTGCGTTATACAAGAGCTATGCTTACAGCAGCTATGGAAGGTAAATTGGATAATGTTACTTTTATAAATCATCCAGTATTTGGTGTGGCTGTACCTCAGACATGCCCAGATGTTCCTTCTGAAGTTTTGAATCCTCGTGATACTTGGACTGACAAAACACAATATGATTTGAAGGCAAACGAACTTGCTCAGGCATTTGTGAAAAACTTCCAAAAATATGCAGATTTTGCAAACGAAGAAATTCTAGCGGGTGCTCCCAAAGTAGCTTCACAAATAAATTAA
- a CDS encoding cysteinyl-tRNA synthetase — protein MTLNPLIIYNTLTRKKEIFEPLNPPFVGIYLCGPTVYGDAHIGNGRPAVIFDVLRRYLKHKGYKVRFVRNITDVGHLLGDTNEGEDRITKQAKLEQLEPMEIVQRYTIRYHDVIGRLGVMRPDVEPTATGHIVEQIEITKRILEAGLAYEVNGSIYFDVNAYHQKYTYGELSGRVIEELIAGAGEERRTLEGQDEKKNSADFALWKKAQPEHIMRWNSPWGEGFPGWHIECTAMSTKYLGETFDIHGGGMDLSFPHHECEIAQAKAANQGKQPVRYWMHNNMVTVNGQKMSKSLGNVINLGDLFDGDNKDLFEGENPILSQTYSPMIIRLFILQVQYRSTIDFSDKALKDTQKNYFKFINALKGLKKMEYTEFVAEKHDKKLEEEIYSDFEKVYDALDDDLNTSLALSQLFNITKKINTFQNNPDKISTISKEAFETLKNKFILFFEEILGIQEDKPHAFDELSASLLKNYQEAKANKQYDKVDAIRADFKKVGITLKDTKFGVDWAYTEE, from the coding sequence ATTACCTTGAATCCGCTTATCATTTATAACACTCTTACACGTAAAAAAGAAATATTTGAACCTCTTAATCCTCCTTTTGTAGGTATTTATTTATGTGGACCTACTGTATATGGCGATGCTCATATAGGAAATGGCAGACCTGCCGTAATTTTTGATGTTTTAAGAAGATACCTCAAGCATAAAGGCTACAAAGTTCGTTTTGTAAGAAATATTACAGATGTTGGACACCTTTTGGGCGATACCAATGAGGGAGAAGACCGTATCACCAAACAAGCCAAACTCGAACAACTCGAGCCTATGGAAATTGTTCAGCGTTATACAATTCGTTACCATGATGTGATAGGTAGACTGGGTGTAATGCGTCCAGATGTAGAACCTACAGCTACTGGGCATATTGTTGAGCAAATTGAAATAACCAAAAGAATATTGGAAGCAGGGTTGGCTTATGAAGTGAATGGCTCTATATATTTTGATGTGAATGCTTACCATCAGAAATATACTTATGGAGAACTTTCGGGAAGAGTGATAGAAGAGTTGATAGCAGGGGCAGGTGAAGAGCGTAGAACGCTTGAAGGGCAAGACGAAAAGAAAAACTCAGCAGATTTTGCACTTTGGAAAAAAGCTCAACCTGAACATATTATGCGTTGGAATTCACCTTGGGGCGAGGGATTCCCTGGTTGGCATATTGAATGTACTGCTATGAGTACCAAATATTTAGGGGAAACCTTTGATATACATGGTGGTGGAATGGACTTGTCTTTCCCACACCACGAATGCGAAATAGCTCAAGCCAAAGCTGCCAATCAAGGTAAACAACCTGTTCGCTACTGGATGCACAACAACATGGTTACAGTAAATGGGCAAAAAATGAGTAAATCATTGGGCAATGTGATAAATCTAGGCGATTTATTTGATGGAGATAATAAAGATTTGTTTGAAGGAGAAAACCCTATTCTTTCTCAAACATACAGCCCTATGATTATTCGTCTGTTTATTTTGCAAGTACAATATCGTAGTACCATAGATTTTTCAGATAAAGCCTTAAAAGATACCCAGAAAAACTATTTCAAATTTATCAATGCTCTCAAAGGCTTGAAAAAAATGGAATACACAGAGTTTGTTGCTGAAAAACATGATAAAAAGCTTGAAGAAGAAATATATTCTGATTTTGAAAAAGTATATGATGCCTTAGATGATGATTTGAATACATCTCTTGCTCTTTCTCAGCTTTTCAATATCACCAAGAAAATCAATACTTTCCAAAACAATCCAGATAAAATAAGTACGATTTCAAAAGAGGCTTTTGAAACACTTAAAAATAAATTTATCTTGTTTTTTGAAGAAATATTAGGAATCCAAGAAGATAAGCCTCATGCTTTTGATGAGCTTTCTGCTAGTTTACTTAAAAATTATCAGGAAGCTAAAGCCAACAAACAATATGACAAAGTAGATGCCATTCGTGCTGACTTCAAGAAAGTTGGTATTACACTCAAAGATACCAAATTTGGTGTAGATTGGGCATATACAGAAGAGTAA